From Sulfuracidifex tepidarius, one genomic window encodes:
- the treH2 gene encoding alpha,alpha-trehalase TreH2, translating into MNEETVKSHKKYYAFLSNGFTTALEYEGSIVWFPTPRMDSPSVFSHIIDDEKGGYFSVKPEEEFSHSQRYLERSLVLENSFSTKKGKLKVLDFLPLSLTGIIRIFESDIPFDVDIRPVFNYGLINPGIDVVEGGIVFKNPQSNEGIELLIQGNYEIEDGYKVSLKPGKGYLYLLHSKDLRYGLFSRKGFVYSRPYDALNKALSYWRGQISHAKKVSALQELYEVSLLIILGLTYLPSGGLIASPTTSLPEIVGSDRNWDYRYVWIRDASYGAEALIKAGLFTKARGVLRFMSSIVDPSSKSFDHPLYTVDGTMPPAEEELNWLKGHKLSKPVRIGNAAYLQVQTDVEGAFMDSLYQYMLATGQVEYVEDMWWIVEAISEWVMKSWQGKSTDIWEQRGVLEHFVHSKVMNWVALDRAWRIAEKLRYDRKEWRIEAEKIREDVLNNGISSGHLARYYGSEEVDASLLTLPIYGFIDANDELFRRTLKKIIDDLMIGRDLLLRYKTDFMGQVSHPFTLTSTWLARVYIRMGLIDDAERVLNSLASCSTDLYLIAEHLDASLCEPRGNFPQLFPHAGVVSSLIELNEMKSTMGKH; encoded by the coding sequence ATGAACGAGGAAACCGTAAAGTCCCATAAGAAGTATTATGCCTTCCTCTCTAACGGGTTCACAACTGCGTTAGAGTATGAAGGAAGCATAGTCTGGTTCCCTACTCCTAGGATGGACTCTCCTTCAGTTTTCTCACATATAATAGACGACGAGAAGGGAGGATATTTCTCAGTCAAGCCAGAAGAAGAGTTCTCGCACTCACAACGTTATTTAGAGAGGAGCTTAGTTCTGGAGAATTCCTTCTCCACAAAGAAAGGTAAGCTGAAGGTGTTGGACTTCCTCCCTCTGTCCTTGACCGGGATAATCAGAATTTTCGAATCCGACATACCCTTCGACGTTGATATAAGACCAGTGTTCAACTACGGCTTAATAAACCCAGGGATAGACGTGGTTGAGGGAGGGATAGTATTCAAGAACCCGCAGTCTAACGAAGGTATAGAGCTCCTGATACAAGGAAATTACGAGATCGAGGACGGTTACAAGGTATCCCTGAAGCCAGGTAAAGGCTATCTATATCTCCTCCACTCTAAGGACTTAAGGTACGGACTGTTCAGCAGGAAAGGTTTCGTTTACTCCCGCCCTTACGATGCTCTAAACAAGGCTTTGTCGTACTGGAGAGGGCAGATCTCTCACGCGAAAAAGGTGTCAGCACTCCAGGAGCTATATGAAGTTTCCCTGCTCATAATACTGGGGCTGACCTATTTGCCGTCTGGAGGACTCATTGCCTCACCCACCACTTCCCTTCCGGAAATAGTGGGTAGCGACAGAAACTGGGACTATCGCTACGTGTGGATAAGGGATGCATCGTATGGAGCCGAGGCACTCATAAAGGCAGGTCTCTTCACTAAGGCTAGAGGAGTCCTTAGGTTCATGAGCTCTATCGTAGATCCCTCGTCTAAGAGCTTCGACCATCCGCTTTACACTGTAGACGGAACCATGCCCCCAGCTGAGGAGGAATTGAACTGGTTGAAGGGACATAAGCTATCCAAACCGGTGAGGATAGGTAACGCAGCTTACCTGCAAGTGCAGACCGACGTAGAAGGCGCATTCATGGACTCACTCTATCAATACATGCTCGCAACTGGTCAAGTCGAATACGTGGAGGACATGTGGTGGATAGTAGAGGCGATTTCGGAGTGGGTCATGAAGAGCTGGCAGGGTAAGAGTACTGACATATGGGAACAGAGAGGCGTCTTGGAACACTTCGTCCACAGCAAAGTGATGAACTGGGTAGCCTTGGACAGAGCGTGGAGAATAGCGGAGAAGCTCAGATACGACAGGAAGGAATGGAGGATCGAGGCTGAGAAGATAAGGGAGGACGTCCTCAACAACGGCATATCGTCAGGCCATTTAGCAAGATATTACGGGAGCGAGGAAGTTGATGCTTCTCTTCTCACCCTCCCCATTTACGGATTCATTGATGCTAACGACGAACTCTTCAGACGAACCCTAAAGAAGATAATTGATGACTTAATGATAGGAAGAGACCTTTTGCTCAGGTACAAGACTGACTTCATGGGACAAGTGTCCCATCCTTTCACGTTGACCTCCACGTGGCTCGCCAGGGTTTACATTAGGATGGGATTAATAGACGATGCGGAGAGAGTGCTGAACAGCTTAGCTTCTTGTTCCACAGATCTTTACCTCATAGCAGAACATCTAGACGCTTCGTTGTGCGAACCGCGCGGGAACTTCCCACAACTCTTTCCTCACGCGGGGGTTGTCAGCTCTTTAATAGAATTGAATGAAATGAAGTCTACGATGGGAAAACACTAG
- a CDS encoding alanyl-tRNA editing protein, protein MDDTEVRTHTALHVVKGAVRKVLGAKWTASTWVSKGHGRLTVQLDRKPGESDMKEIFRLANEKIVQNVPVRVETLPREEAERKYGDEIYDLFPVPEEVKELKIVIIDGWNLNACNKPHTSTTGGIGEIEMDDWRFRKMKNLLEISFNLKDL, encoded by the coding sequence ATGGACGATACAGAAGTAAGGACACATACAGCCCTACATGTAGTCAAGGGAGCGGTTAGGAAAGTTTTAGGTGCTAAATGGACTGCGTCTACTTGGGTATCGAAGGGTCACGGAAGGCTCACAGTTCAACTTGATAGGAAGCCCGGGGAAAGTGATATGAAGGAAATCTTCAGGCTAGCTAATGAGAAGATAGTTCAGAACGTACCAGTGAGGGTGGAGACGTTGCCAAGGGAAGAGGCGGAGAGGAAATACGGGGATGAAATATACGACCTATTCCCAGTCCCTGAAGAGGTTAAGGAATTGAAGATAGTAATCATAGATGGATGGAACCTTAACGCATGTAACAAGCCACATACTTCAACGACTGGAGGAATAGGAGAAATAGAGATGGACGACTGGAGGTTCAGGAAAATGAAGAATTTACTTGAGATCTCCTTTAACTTGAAGGACTTGTGA
- a CDS encoding alkaline phosphatase family protein, which produces MSQYQDNNNNLNKEKIKDEEIDEFERSLNSTSLVDVARDIKNSLHGGETKIVNGDKILLILTDGLGWNVFHETGLQECQKIRSVFPTITVTVMTTLLTAKSPGEHGILGWKVYDKRRGKVVDLLSAIRNGETPEISMPPSYLRGEESVFITPLSGSSKRLFSTLVGAHVRNYFTPYDSLSVLRQSLPEKRFAFFYLPYVDTVSHHYGPSSPETAETVREVSKIAKKAMEIGKSNGFTVVLTSDHGQIDVEKNVDISRDQEILDNIEVPPFGDSRNLMIISRHDVSETFKKYETYIFGKETLSKYAGGNRVPDYAVVPKGRTTLNYWIDDSMDYKGNHGGISKDEMEIPLCVT; this is translated from the coding sequence ATGAGTCAATATCAGGACAATAATAATAATTTAAATAAAGAGAAAATAAAAGATGAAGAGATAGATGAATTTGAAAGATCTCTCAACAGCACGTCTCTAGTGGACGTAGCTAGGGACATAAAGAACTCACTCCACGGAGGTGAAACGAAGATAGTGAACGGCGACAAGATTCTCCTCATACTTACCGACGGGCTAGGGTGGAATGTCTTCCACGAGACCGGACTCCAGGAGTGCCAGAAAATAAGGAGTGTGTTCCCCACGATAACAGTCACAGTCATGACTACCCTCCTCACTGCTAAGTCTCCCGGAGAACACGGAATACTTGGATGGAAAGTATACGACAAGAGGAGAGGGAAGGTAGTGGATCTGTTGTCTGCCATCAGGAACGGGGAGACCCCCGAGATAAGTATGCCGCCTTCGTACCTGAGAGGGGAGGAGAGCGTGTTTATTACCCCTCTGTCAGGGTCATCGAAGAGGTTGTTTTCAACCCTGGTTGGGGCACACGTAAGGAACTACTTCACACCCTATGATTCGCTGTCTGTCCTGAGGCAGTCTCTTCCAGAAAAGCGGTTCGCGTTCTTCTATTTACCTTACGTAGACACGGTTTCTCATCACTACGGGCCTAGTTCCCCTGAAACGGCTGAGACAGTGAGGGAGGTATCCAAGATAGCGAAGAAGGCGATGGAGATAGGCAAGTCAAATGGCTTCACGGTAGTCCTGACTTCAGATCACGGTCAAATAGATGTGGAAAAGAACGTAGATATCTCCAGAGACCAGGAGATCTTGGATAACATTGAGGTTCCCCCTTTCGGAGACAGTAGAAACCTCATGATTATCTCAAGACATGACGTCTCTGAGACATTCAAGAAGTACGAGACATATATCTTCGGTAAGGAAACGCTCTCCAAGTATGCAGGAGGAAACCGGGTTCCCGACTACGCCGTCGTGCCTAAAGGGAGGACGACTCTCAACTATTGGATCGACGACTCAATGGACTACAAAGGGAATCACGGGGGGATCTCTAAAGACGAAATGGAGATACCTCTTTGTGTAACCTAG